A single Clostridia bacterium DNA region contains:
- a CDS encoding penicillin-binding protein encodes MPPSAHTNSAPRRLYYFAAFLLFWLLAISARLIFLQVVQYGDFVQRAQRQQQRTVEVAPKRGIVYDRNGHELAMSVQVDSVFAVPSEIPDQASTASILARVLGAEPNDLLARMKAQRNFAWLARKIDAETSQRIRALNLRGIYFQKESKRFYPKRELGAQVLGYVGLDDEGLAGVERAFDDQLRGNPGRMLVSLDARRKSLGRVEREPEPGENVVLTLDEKIQFIVEKELDQAMQETRAEAGTVVVQNPRTGEILALANRPTFNPNLSRGVTPAMLKNHAVSDVYEPGSTFKVVTIAAALEEKLTKPEEVIDCQMGSIIVNGLRIRDHKAYGMLTVAQVLANSSGVGTIKVGMRLGNERFDHYIRAFGFGSQTGIELPAETRGIHKPVSRWSKVSVGAISMGQEIGVTPLQISSMISTIANDGVWTAPRVVAGVTPPSNAYQTVVYKPEQQRRVLSPLTAAEMKKMMEGVVLFGTGRRALLDGYTSAGKTGTAQKVDPATGAYSRTKYVASFAGFAPVNNPALTIVVIIDSAVGAHQGGIISAPVFARIAQQVLAYMNVPHDAEIKNDPRRALLRASVNDEDLDDSAPDHIGATLEMGDSQPAQPVGGPRAPVLAQAGSAKLVNAAFTPPATRVLASETQIVLPTPSPASPVTTTGTVVLDVEGGTVVPLLVGKSLRSAIETAQRAGIELNIIGSGIAREQSPAPGSRLPAGAKVAVRFTR; translated from the coding sequence ATGCCGCCCAGCGCGCACACAAATAGCGCACCACGACGCCTTTACTACTTTGCCGCATTCCTTTTGTTTTGGCTGCTCGCGATCAGCGCACGCCTGATCTTCCTGCAAGTCGTTCAATACGGCGACTTCGTTCAACGCGCGCAACGCCAGCAGCAGCGCACGGTTGAGGTAGCTCCCAAGCGCGGAATCGTTTATGACCGCAACGGACACGAGCTTGCCATGTCCGTGCAGGTGGACTCGGTCTTCGCCGTGCCGAGCGAAATCCCTGACCAGGCAAGTACCGCGTCCATCCTCGCCCGCGTTCTCGGGGCTGAGCCCAACGACCTGCTCGCGCGCATGAAAGCGCAGCGCAACTTCGCGTGGCTGGCACGCAAGATAGACGCAGAAACCAGCCAGCGCATTCGCGCACTGAACCTGCGCGGCATTTACTTCCAGAAGGAATCGAAGCGCTTTTATCCGAAGCGCGAACTGGGCGCGCAAGTGCTCGGATACGTCGGCCTTGATGATGAAGGGCTGGCTGGGGTCGAACGCGCGTTCGACGACCAGTTGCGCGGAAATCCCGGACGGATGCTCGTTTCGCTCGATGCCCGCCGCAAGTCGCTGGGACGCGTAGAGCGCGAGCCCGAACCGGGCGAGAACGTGGTCCTCACCCTCGATGAGAAAATTCAGTTCATCGTCGAGAAAGAGCTCGACCAGGCCATGCAGGAGACCAGGGCCGAGGCGGGCACGGTTGTCGTGCAGAATCCCAGGACCGGCGAAATCCTGGCGCTGGCAAATCGTCCGACATTCAATCCGAACCTCTCGCGTGGCGTGACGCCCGCAATGCTGAAGAACCACGCCGTCAGCGACGTGTACGAGCCCGGCTCCACGTTCAAGGTTGTGACCATTGCTGCGGCACTCGAGGAGAAGCTGACCAAGCCAGAAGAGGTGATCGATTGCCAGATGGGCTCGATCATCGTGAATGGGTTGCGCATCCGGGACCACAAGGCCTACGGAATGCTCACCGTCGCACAGGTGCTGGCGAACTCGTCGGGCGTGGGCACGATTAAGGTCGGCATGCGCCTCGGGAACGAACGCTTCGATCACTACATTCGTGCCTTCGGTTTTGGGTCGCAGACGGGGATCGAACTTCCGGCTGAAACACGCGGGATACACAAGCCTGTGAGCCGCTGGTCAAAGGTTTCCGTTGGTGCAATCTCCATGGGGCAGGAGATTGGTGTAACCCCGCTGCAAATCAGTTCCATGATTTCGACCATCGCCAACGATGGCGTGTGGACCGCGCCGCGTGTCGTCGCCGGTGTCACGCCCCCGAGTAACGCGTACCAGACGGTCGTCTACAAGCCGGAGCAGCAGCGCCGCGTCCTTTCGCCGCTTACAGCAGCCGAGATGAAGAAGATGATGGAAGGCGTTGTCCTGTTCGGAACGGGGCGCAGGGCACTGCTTGACGGATACACGTCGGCCGGCAAGACCGGGACGGCGCAGAAGGTCGATCCGGCAACGGGCGCTTACTCCAGGACGAAGTACGTCGCTTCCTTCGCGGGATTCGCACCAGTTAACAACCCGGCCTTGACCATTGTCGTCATCATCGATTCCGCAGTTGGAGCGCACCAGGGAGGGATAATCTCAGCGCCGGTTTTTGCGCGCATCGCGCAGCAGGTGCTGGCATACATGAACGTGCCGCACGATGCGGAAATCAAGAATGACCCGCGCCGGGCGCTTTTGCGCGCTTCCGTGAATGACGAGGATCTGGATGACAGCGCGCCGGACCACATCGGCGCTACGCTCGAAATGGGAGACTCGCAACCGGCGCAGCCGGTGGGCGGCCCGCGGGCTCCGGTGTTGGCGCAGGCCGGTTCCGCAAAACTTGTGAACGCAGCCTTCACGCCGCCTGCCACGCGCGTCCTTGCGTCCGAGACTCAGATCGTGTTGCCGACACCTTCACCGGCATCGCCTGTAACCACGACGGGCACGGTTGTCCTAGACGTGGAGGGCGGTACGGTTGTACCGCTTCTGGTTGGGAAGTCCTTGCGCTCGGCGATCGAGACAGCGCAGCGCGCAGGTATCGAGCTGAACATTATCGGCAGCGGCATCGCCCGTGAGCAGTCTCCAGCGCCGGGCAGTCGTCTTCCCGCTGGGGCTAAGGTCGCAGTGCGTTTCACGCGTTAG
- the rsmH gene encoding 16S rRNA (cytosine(1402)-N(4))-methyltransferase RsmH, which yields MTDGSEFNDSALRGTHGEERQFGHVPVLLQQAIDFLAIRRGGTYIDATLGLGGHSYEIAKRLGRQGHLIAFDKDTKALELARKRLAEPPVELKDDWPEITLLHASYAEVAERVPARSTNGLLADLGVSSMQFEDAARGFSFQAEGPLDMRMDPLAELSADQVVNQFDEKTLADLIYEFGEERRSRRIARAIVRARPIRTTAHLAQVISAAARPMNPSEKRIHPATLTFQALRIFVNRELDDLKALLAGSPRVIKQGGRLVVISFHSLEDRLVKDAVRDGAHEGTWKVLTKKPVTAEEEEIDANPRSRSAKMRAAQRL from the coding sequence GTGACGGACGGAAGCGAATTCAACGACAGTGCCCTGCGGGGCACGCATGGCGAAGAACGACAGTTTGGCCATGTTCCAGTTCTTTTACAGCAAGCGATCGACTTCTTGGCCATACGGCGCGGCGGAACCTATATCGACGCGACCCTGGGTCTGGGCGGACACAGTTACGAAATTGCAAAACGCCTCGGACGACAGGGTCATTTGATTGCCTTCGATAAGGATACGAAAGCGCTGGAGTTGGCCCGTAAGCGTCTCGCAGAGCCGCCAGTCGAGTTGAAGGATGACTGGCCGGAGATCACGTTGCTGCATGCCTCGTACGCGGAGGTTGCAGAGCGAGTCCCGGCCCGCTCGACAAACGGGCTTCTGGCTGACCTGGGTGTCAGCTCGATGCAATTCGAAGACGCTGCGCGCGGATTCAGTTTTCAGGCGGAAGGACCACTCGACATGCGGATGGATCCGCTGGCCGAGTTATCCGCCGATCAAGTGGTAAATCAGTTCGACGAAAAAACACTCGCCGACCTGATTTACGAATTCGGTGAGGAAAGGAGGTCGCGGAGAATCGCCAGAGCCATTGTACGGGCGCGGCCGATAAGAACAACCGCTCATCTAGCACAAGTTATATCGGCCGCGGCCCGGCCAATGAATCCCTCTGAAAAGCGAATTCATCCGGCGACGCTCACGTTCCAAGCACTCCGAATTTTCGTAAACCGCGAACTCGATGACCTGAAGGCGCTGCTCGCTGGCTCGCCACGGGTGATCAAGCAGGGTGGAAGGCTGGTAGTGATCAGCTTTCATTCCCTGGAAGACCGGCTCGTGAAAGATGCGGTGCGCGATGGCGCGCACGAAGGCACATGGAAGGTGCTCACGAAAAAGCCGGTCACCGCAGAAGAAGAAGAGATCGATGCAAACCCGCGGTCCCGCAGCGCCAAGATGCGCGCGGCACAGCGGCTGTAG
- a CDS encoding cell division protein FtsL produces MSVGAIATPSGRAQQNRFWFASVEERFFAAPQPARKPVLGTPEIFFTKPIDNSRLVKVADPRRRRDMTLFTVALSILFVLVMVYLWQHFSAIEYGYKIEALKQQRDAIVETNRALRLEEASLKNPERIDALARNMGLQLPLAGQVQQMDAEMEVGAPVMARAAGVSVVSLTQ; encoded by the coding sequence ATGTCTGTCGGGGCCATTGCGACGCCGTCGGGTCGTGCACAGCAAAATCGATTCTGGTTCGCGAGCGTTGAAGAGCGCTTCTTCGCGGCGCCGCAGCCTGCGCGCAAGCCTGTGCTGGGTACGCCGGAAATCTTCTTCACGAAGCCAATCGATAACTCTCGGCTGGTGAAGGTTGCGGACCCGCGCCGCCGTCGCGACATGACGCTGTTCACGGTGGCGCTGAGCATATTGTTCGTGCTGGTGATGGTGTACTTGTGGCAGCACTTCAGCGCGATTGAGTACGGATACAAGATCGAAGCCCTCAAGCAGCAGCGTGATGCGATTGTCGAAACCAATCGAGCGCTGCGGCTGGAAGAGGCCTCGCTTAAGAATCCGGAGCGCATCGACGCACTTGCCCGCAATATGGGCTTGCAGTTGCCGCTAGCCGGCCAGGTTCAGCAGATGGACGCGGAGATGGAGGTGGGTGCGCCAGTGATGGCACGCGCCGCCGGTGTTTCTGTAGTTTCTTTGACGCAATAA